The Terriglobales bacterium region TCCTCGAGCTTCAGTCCCGCCTTCTTCAGCGCGATCCGCGATGACGGCACCGGCCCCTGGCCCATGATCTTGGGGTCCACGCCGGCAATGCCCCAACTCACCAGCCGTCCCATCGGCTTGAGGCCGCGCTTCTGTGCGTCTTCGAGCGGCATGAGCACGACCGCGGCGCCACCGTCCACGATACCGCTGGCGTTGCCCGCGGTGATGTTCTTGCCGAAGGCGGGCTTGAGCTTGGCCAGGCCTTCCATCGTGGTCTCCGGCCGCAGGTGGTCGTCCTGCTCGAACATCTCGCCGGTCGGCTCGCCCTTGCGGTTGCGCAGCGGCACGGGCGTGGTCTCTTCTTTCATGCGGCACGCCTTCAGCGCCTCGGCCGCCAGCTTCTGTGAACGCAGCGAGAACTCGTCCATCATCTGGCGGGTGATGCCCTGCTGGTCGCCGTAGAGCTCCGCGGTCTGCGCCATGTAGAGGCCGCACTGGGTGTCGAGCAGGGCGACCATCAGCGAATCTTCCATCTTGCCTTCGCCCAAGCCGAAGCCCCAGCGCGCGCCGCGGATGACGTGCGGCGCCATGGACATGCTCTCCATGCCCCCGGCAAGCACGGTGCGGGCCTCGCCTAGCTGGATCATGTGCGCCGCCGAGACGATGGCCTGCATGCCTGAGCCGCACAGGCGGTTGACGGTGAGCGCCGGAGTCTCGATGGGCAGGCCGGCCTTGAGCGCCACGTGACGCGCGCCATAGAGGGCGTCGCCGGAGGTCTGTTGGGCGTTGCCGAAGACGACGTGATCGACTTCCTTGGGCTCCACCCCGGCGCGCTGCATGGCTTCCTTGCCGGCGACGGCACCGAGTTCCTGGGCGGTGAAATCGCGCAGCTTGCCGCCGTAGCGGCCCATCGGGGTGCGCGCCCCGTTGACGATGGCGATGTCGGAAGGATTCAGCATGGACACCTGACAGACAGGAAATATGCGGTCGTGCGAAACGAAAAAGTCTATCAGATTTGTAATCTGTAATTTGTAATTTGCAAAGTAAGAGGCACCCACAGGTAGGAAATCAGCCCGCGGTACTTTACAAATTACAAATCGAACTTTCGACCTTCAGGCCGCGTCGGTGATCTTGCCGAAGTGGGTCTGGCACTCCTCGCAGAACCAGTGGGGCGCCTCTTCCTTCATGACTCCGACCAGGTCGGCGTCGCGCAGGTTGAGGGCCTCGACCGTGTCCGCGCTGTGCGAGCCGTAGGCGACGCGCACCACTCCCAGGGAGGAGCCGCAACTGGGGCAGGCGGGGCGGGGACGCTGCTTCGTACCATGGTGGTTCGGCACGGGCCACCTCCTGATGCTGGCGGAAGCATACGCCCGTCCCTAGTGGATTTCTAGGACTTGGGGCGGATTGTTTGCGGCAAGACCTGACAAGGGTTCGGCACAAGTCAGGCGCGAACCAGTGAACTCTTGCTCGGCTTCGGTCTCGCCTCGCTCCGGTAGCGTGCCGGAGGGCGCCTCGGCGTGCGGCAGCAAGGCGGGCGTAGCGGAAATGTGATGGGGCTGCGGACAGCTTCCGGCAGCCCTTCGCCCGTAGTACAAACGGGTTACACAGCAAGATTGCCTGGAGGAACGATGCACTATCACGATTCTGACGACCTGAAACGACTTGCCGAGTTCAAGCAGCTCGCGCCGACAGAATTCTCCGCCTTCGTGGAGTTCGACAAGACCGTCGGCCGGGACGGCGGCGCCATTCCCCGGAAGTATCGCGAGCTGATCGCGATCGCGGTGGCGTGCACCACCCAGTGCCCTTACTGCCTCGACGTGCACGCGCGCGCCGCCAAACGCGCGGGCACGACCCGCGAGGAGGTCAGCGAGGCCGCCTTGCTGGCCGCCGCGCTCCGGGCTGGCGGCGCCGTCACCCACGGCGCGCTGGCGGTCAAGCTGTTCGACCAGGCGCCGGCCGCCAAGGGCTGATCCCCGCCGGGGAGGAGCACCGGGATTGAGCAGCCAAGTCCCGGCTACAGGTTCGCGAGGAATTGCTTCCAGGGGGTGGCCGCCAGGGTCTCGGTCGTGGAGTGT contains the following coding sequences:
- a CDS encoding acetyl-CoA C-acetyltransferase; this translates as MLNPSDIAIVNGARTPMGRYGGKLRDFTAQELGAVAGKEAMQRAGVEPKEVDHVVFGNAQQTSGDALYGARHVALKAGLPIETPALTVNRLCGSGMQAIVSAAHMIQLGEARTVLAGGMESMSMAPHVIRGARWGFGLGEGKMEDSLMVALLDTQCGLYMAQTAELYGDQQGITRQMMDEFSLRSQKLAAEALKACRMKEETTPVPLRNRKGEPTGEMFEQDDHLRPETTMEGLAKLKPAFGKNITAGNASGIVDGGAAVVLMPLEDAQKRGLKPMGRLVSWGIAGVDPKIMGQGPVPSSRIALKKAGLKLEDIDLIEVNEAFAAQYLAVEKELGLDRNKVNVNGGAIALGHPLGATGTRLVLTLLYELRRRKGKYGLATACIGGGQGIAVIVENVRR
- a CDS encoding carboxymuconolactone decarboxylase family protein → MHYHDSDDLKRLAEFKQLAPTEFSAFVEFDKTVGRDGGAIPRKYRELIAIAVACTTQCPYCLDVHARAAKRAGTTREEVSEAALLAAALRAGGAVTHGALAVKLFDQAPAAKG